A genomic segment from [Flavobacterium] thermophilum encodes:
- the gyrB_1 gene encoding DNA gyrase subunit B: MTYGNESIRSLSDREAVRLRPANVLGSDDINGCFHCLIEIADNAIDEAKGGYGNKIIITKHKDNYYSVEDFGRGVPMDWNSVENKYNYELIFQTLYAGGKYEKNDDDAYAFAKGLNGLGASATAFSSKHMLVRSYRDGYKYEIEIAEGEVVGGLKKEKYNYNSTGTFVKWKPDLSVFTETDIPFEWIKKYAEEQAIVNKGVTVEVYNEETNEKYTYYYENGIIDYIHKLNQGKNFTDVVYWETEAIGRDREDKKDYRSKYQIAFCFNNEINVMESYHNSSFLKHGGSPHEAIKNGFTYAIDQLIKKKGEYKKGEKKITFDDIRDSLIIITNTYSTETSYENQTKFAITNKFIRDFMTDYIKQQLEIYFIENPLEADKIMRQVLINKRSREKAEQTRLSIKKKLQSNINNITNRVDGFVNCTSKDNTKTELIIVEGKSSLGATKQGRNPEFQAIYALRGKILNCLKAEYDKIFKNDVVVDLLKILGCGVEIKSKHNKELNSFDINNLRWSKIIIVTDGDIDGAHIRTLLLTLFYRLTPTLIKEGKVYIAESPLYEIVQGDKSYFAYSDKEKDEIISQLKGKFIVQRSKGLGENTPEMMWETTMNPETRKLIQITVDDVEKMQKYFELFLGDDLQGRKDYIEEHLHEYIENVLD, encoded by the coding sequence AAGATAATTATTACAGTGTTGAAGATTTTGGTCGCGGTGTTCCGATGGATTGGAATAGTGTAGAGAACAAATACAATTATGAATTAATCTTCCAGACATTATACGCTGGTGGAAAATACGAAAAAAATGATGATGACGCTTATGCATTCGCAAAAGGATTGAATGGTTTAGGAGCATCAGCAACAGCTTTTTCAAGTAAACATATGCTAGTTCGCTCATATCGTGACGGTTACAAATATGAAATTGAAATTGCAGAAGGTGAAGTTGTTGGTGGACTTAAAAAAGAAAAATATAATTATAATTCAACGGGTACATTTGTTAAATGGAAGCCGGATTTATCCGTATTCACGGAGACAGATATACCTTTTGAATGGATTAAAAAATATGCAGAAGAACAAGCGATTGTAAATAAAGGCGTTACAGTTGAAGTTTATAATGAAGAAACAAATGAAAAATATACATATTATTACGAGAATGGAATTATTGATTATATCCATAAACTCAATCAAGGTAAAAACTTTACTGATGTTGTGTATTGGGAAACAGAAGCAATTGGACGAGATCGTGAAGATAAAAAAGATTATCGTTCAAAATATCAAATTGCCTTCTGTTTCAATAATGAAATTAATGTAATGGAATCATACCATAATAGTTCATTTTTAAAACATGGTGGAAGCCCACATGAAGCGATTAAAAATGGATTTACATATGCAATTGATCAGTTAATTAAGAAAAAAGGTGAGTACAAAAAAGGTGAAAAGAAGATTACGTTTGATGATATAAGGGATAGTCTGATTATAATTACGAACACGTACAGTACGGAAACAAGTTATGAGAATCAGACGAAGTTTGCAATTACAAATAAATTCATTCGTGATTTTATGACTGATTATATAAAGCAACAACTTGAGATTTATTTCATTGAAAATCCATTAGAAGCAGATAAAATTATGCGGCAAGTCTTAATCAACAAACGCAGTCGCGAAAAAGCAGAACAGACACGTTTAAGCATTAAAAAGAAACTACAAAGCAATATCAATAACATTACCAATCGTGTAGATGGATTTGTAAACTGTACTTCAAAAGATAACACAAAAACAGAATTGATTATTGTAGAAGGTAAATCATCACTAGGAGCTACAAAACAAGGGCGCAATCCAGAATTTCAAGCTATCTATGCTTTACGGGGAAAAATTCTTAATTGTTTAAAAGCTGAATATGACAAGATATTTAAAAATGATGTTGTTGTAGATTTACTAAAAATACTTGGTTGTGGTGTTGAAATTAAATCAAAACATAATAAAGAGTTGAACAGTTTTGATATCAATAATTTACGTTGGTCAAAAATCATTATCGTGACAGATGGTGACATCGATGGTGCACATATTCGCACATTGTTATTAACGCTATTTTATCGTTTAACTCCAACACTAATCAAAGAGGGTAAGGTATATATTGCAGAATCGCCTTTATATGAAATTGTGCAAGGCGACAAATCATATTTTGCTTATTCTGATAAAGAAAAGGATGAAATTATTTCACAACTAAAAGGTAAATTCATTGTTCAGCGTTCTAAGGGATTGGGTGAAAATACACCTGAAATGATGTGGGAAACAACCATGAATCCAGAAACAAGAAAATTAATTCAAATAACGGTTGATGATGTAGAAAAAATGCAAAAATACTTTGAATTATTTTTGGGTGATGATTTACAAGGACGTAAAGACTACATTGAAGAACACTTACATGAATATATTGAAAATGTTTTAGATTAG